AGCAATAAATCCTTGTAATTCTTCTATTGCGGTTTGGGACGAGGTATTGACCACCGAAGTAACCTTGGTACGACTCAACCTCTGTATCCTCCCTCATTTTCTTCAAAAATCAAACCGGATTGCTATAGTTAGCAAGGTTGTTTAACTTGCCAGATTTTATCTTAGGACAATTCCAATTGATGTTTTACGGCTCTTCAGGAGGAATTAAAGGTTCTACAACAGCTATAAGTTGAGGAATGCTAGCTTGAGTTGCATTCCAAATAATTTCCAGATTCAAACGATCGTACTCATGCACAATTCGGTTTCGCATCCCAATTAGAGCGCGCCAAGGAATATCAGGTAATTCTGCTTGAGTTGCTTCAGAAATTCTTCGAGCCGCTTCGCCAATAATTTCGATTTGACGCGTCACTGCCGCTTGGCGCATCAAATCGGTTTGAAATGTTTCCCAAGAGATACCTGCTACAAAGTCTTGAGCTAGCTTTGCAGCATTGAGCATATCTAGTAAATAATGAAGTTCACGGGGTTGCATAGATCGCTTTTGCTGAGTTTAAAATTGCTTGACGGCGTAGATAATTGCGACTTTGTTCAATGATGCGGCGCTCAACTAAATCCACATCTCGACCAAATATTGTTTTTAATTCATCTTCCATATCTAATAAATCTTCAATCGTATTTTTCACCTCATCAGCAAAAACAACCAGCACATCAATATCACTACTATCGAGTTGAAAATCATCTCTGAGGACAGAGCCAAATAAAGCCAACTCTGCGATCTGCCAGCGCTGACAAAATTCAATGATTTTTTTGTAATCAATGGGAATTTGCGTTTTCACAGGTTGAATGTCTTGCATGGCTCGTCCTGAATTAAACGAAAAGATTTACGGGGTTGAGGGAAGCTCAAATAAATCGGGTTCCTTTTCTTTCAGCGTTAGGGGTTGTTTAATCTTCCAGGTTTGATCTTGGGAGAGTTCTAACAAAGAGTGGTGATAATTGGCTAACGTTGCCCGATGTCCTACGCTTAAGAAAGTGGTTCCCATCGCTTGCAAATGTTGATACAAGCGTTCCTCATTGCTTGTATCTAAGGCGCTGGTAGCTTCATCGAGGATGGCGTAGGGGGGTTGGTTCAGCAACAACCGGGCGAAGGTTAAACGCTGCTGTTCGCCCAACGAGAGGACATCCGCCCAATCTTCCTCGGCGTCAAAACCGTCAAAGCGTTCGGCTAACCCGGCTAAATTCACCTGTTCCAAGACTTGGTTTAGGCGTTCGTCATCTACTTCTAAGTGCGTGTTGGGATAGAGTAACTGATCGCGCAGGGTTCCCAGTACCATGTAGGGACGTTGGGGTAAAAATAGGACTTGTTCGGATGCAGGGCGGTGGATGGTTCCTGTACCAGAATCCCATAAACCCGCGATCGCTCTCAATAGGGAACTCTTCCCGCAACCGCTAGGCCCCATTACCAGTAAACTTTCTCCTGGGGGTAACTCGACTGATAAGTCTGCAATTAAGGTGCGCTGATGGTTGGGGGTTTGCAGGTTAAGCTGTTCCACGGCGAGGCGTTCTGCTTCCACGGTTTGAATCTTCGGCTGCGACTCGTCGGTGGAAGATTGCTCTAAAAATTCTGCAAAGGTATAGAGACGGTTAATTCCCGCGCCAAAGGTGGTTAACTGCTGGAACCGTGCTACCACAACATTCAACGAGAAAAACACTCTCACAAAGGCACCTTGCGCTTCTGATACCTTCCCGACTTCCATCTCTCCGGCGAAAATGGCAGGCGCAACCACTAAAGCGGGCAAAATAAACGGGATAAACTCGTAGGCGTTGGTGAGAATATTTAAGTTCAATTCCCACACCAGCAGGCGCTTGACGTTTTCAAACACATCCCCAAACCGATGCTTCACTTGGTTGGATTCTCGGTCTTCGCCGCGATAGAATGCGATCGCCTCTGCATTTTCCCGAATTCGCACTAAGCTAAACCGCAGGTTCGCCTCGCGTTTGAGTTGTTCAAAATTCAACCGCACTAAGGGTTTCCCAAAGATAACGGCTGTTACCAGCGTTCCGACTAGCGCATACAGCACCAAAAAGAACACAAGCGGCCGAGAAATTCCCCAGAGAACGCTGCTAAATGCAATCACTGAGAGGACAGACTCTACCGAAATCAGTAAAAAGGTGAGAGATTCTTGGGTAAAGCTGCGAACATCTTCGGCTATGCGTTGATCTGGGTTATCGATTTCAGTCCCGGAGATTTGCAGATTATAGTAAGCGCGGTTGGCAAAATAGTTATCGACAAACCGATGTGTCAGCCATTTCCGCCATTGCAAGCTGAGGCGATCGCGCAAATAAGTATACCCCGCCAACAGGGGCGCATACACCACCAACACGCTGATAAAAATAATCACGGTTTGCCAAAAACGCGGTTCATCCTGCGCCGAAAGCGATGAAATTAACACGCCGCGCTTATTATTGAGGACAACACTCAACCCCGTATAGGCAAGCAAACAGAGGACAACCCCCAGTAGCAACCCCCTAGCTTGCCATTTTTCATCCCCAAACCAGTAAGATTTGGCAATTGTCCAAAACTGCTGAAATCCGCTGAAATTCAATCGATCCATCTCTCAGAGCGATCCTCGCATCACAACTAACACCAGAGCCTCAAGGCATTTCTGGGCAATTTCTGAATTATGGTGCAAATTTCCCCAATTGGGAGCATCCTACAGCAAGAAATGAGTCTCACCATCGGCGATTAGCTGCAAGTAAAGCGGCCGCTTCCGTGCTATTCATAGGAGGGGAGAAGAAATAGCCCTGACCGTAATTACAACCGAGTTCGCGCAATTGGACTAGCTGTTGAGAGGTTTCTATCCCTTCTGCGATCGCATCCATTTCCAAGCTATGAGCAAGCGTTAAAATGGCTCGAACAATCTCATAGCCCTCACTATCGGTTTCCATGCGATTGACAAACGAGCGGTCAATTTTTAGCGTATCAATGGGTAACTGATGCAAGCGTCCTAACGAAGAGTATCCCGTCCCAAAGTCATCAATCGATAGCTGAATCCCTAACGTCCGCAACTGATTGAGCAAAACGGTTTCTGAAGCCGTATTCTCCATAATGGCGCTTTCTGTAATCTCTAATTTCAGTTGATTTCCCGAAATTCCCGTTTCTTGCAAAACCCCGTCGAGTCGTTCTAAAAGTCCCAGTTGCATCAGTTGCTGGCCGGAAATATTCACGCTCATGGTTAAATAATCGAGGTGCGGAAAGTCCTGCTGCCATTTTCGGAGTTGGTGACAGGCGGCTTGCAACACCCAACGATCGATTAAACTGATTAACCGAGCCTCCTCTGCAACCGGGATAAACTCAACAGGAGACACCCTTCCCCACGTCGGGTGGTTCCAGCGGACTAAGGCTTCAAAACCGCTAATAATACCCGCTTGCAAGCAAACGATGGGCTGATAATACACTTCAAAGGCATCCTGTTCGATAGCACGCCGCAACTCAGTCTCCATCTGCAAGCGGGCGAGTAATATTTCGTGAATCTTAGGATCGAAGAGGACATGACGGGTAGAGTAAGAGGTTTTGGCTTGGTGCATCGCAGAATCTGCTGCTTGTAAATAGTCTTCTGGATGCGTATAACCTGTAGAACTTAAAGCAATGCCAATACTCACCGACGAAAAAATATCTTGATTATTGAGATGGAAGGGTAAAGAAATGGCTTGATGAATGCATTCTGTTCTATGGGTCACTTCGGTCGTATTTTCAACGGGGTTCAACAGGATAGCAAACTGATCGGTTCCCACGCGGCTTAAGATATCGGTTGGCGATAGGCACTCTCTTAAGCGTTCGGTGGCGAGGCGTAACAGTTGATTGGCGATCGCATGACCAAAGGTATACTTCACCATCTCAAAGCGGTCTAAATCTAAAAATAGCACTGCAAATAACTCCCGCTCTTCAGTCTGTTGCTTGTTGATGGCGTGTTGGAGTTGTTCGAGGAAAAAGGTGCGGTTGGGTAAACCCGTCAGTGCATCGTAGTAAGCTGAGTAACGCAGTTGATCTTCTATCTGCTTGCGATGGGTGACATCAACGCCAATATCCCAAAACGCCCAATTGGGGATGGGAAAATCGCTAGCAATACTTGACCAAGCGACAATCTTCAGGTTGCCATCTTTACAGGTAATTTGGCATTCCCAATCGCGGTAATGATGGTTGCTGTTTTGCCATTGCGCTCTAATTTCGGCGCGATACTCTGGATTGGGATAGAGCAATTCTAAGGC
This window of the Desertifilum tharense IPPAS B-1220 genome carries:
- a CDS encoding nucleotidyltransferase family protein, with protein sequence MQDIQPVKTQIPIDYKKIIEFCQRWQIAELALFGSVLRDDFQLDSSDIDVLVVFADEVKNTIEDLLDMEDELKTIFGRDVDLVERRIIEQSRNYLRRQAILNSAKAIYATP
- a CDS encoding ABC transporter ATP-binding protein/permease; its protein translation is MDRLNFSGFQQFWTIAKSYWFGDEKWQARGLLLGVVLCLLAYTGLSVVLNNKRGVLISSLSAQDEPRFWQTVIIFISVLVVYAPLLAGYTYLRDRLSLQWRKWLTHRFVDNYFANRAYYNLQISGTEIDNPDQRIAEDVRSFTQESLTFLLISVESVLSVIAFSSVLWGISRPLVFFLVLYALVGTLVTAVIFGKPLVRLNFEQLKREANLRFSLVRIRENAEAIAFYRGEDRESNQVKHRFGDVFENVKRLLVWELNLNILTNAYEFIPFILPALVVAPAIFAGEMEVGKVSEAQGAFVRVFFSLNVVVARFQQLTTFGAGINRLYTFAEFLEQSSTDESQPKIQTVEAERLAVEQLNLQTPNHQRTLIADLSVELPPGESLLVMGPSGCGKSSLLRAIAGLWDSGTGTIHRPASEQVLFLPQRPYMVLGTLRDQLLYPNTHLEVDDERLNQVLEQVNLAGLAERFDGFDAEEDWADVLSLGEQQRLTFARLLLNQPPYAILDEATSALDTSNEERLYQHLQAMGTTFLSVGHRATLANYHHSLLELSQDQTWKIKQPLTLKEKEPDLFELPSTP
- a CDS encoding DUF86 domain-containing protein, with protein sequence MQPRELHYLLDMLNAAKLAQDFVAGISWETFQTDLMRQAAVTRQIEIIGEAARRISEATQAELPDIPWRALIGMRNRIVHEYDRLNLEIIWNATQASIPQLIAVVEPLIPPEEP